A genomic segment from Candidatus Omnitrophota bacterium encodes:
- a CDS encoding class I SAM-dependent methyltransferase, with the protein MEQMDYFINQPVFLKYKRGFDLKRMRRKAFIKSATLNERVIEIPFAIKQISAMPAPCRVLDVGCMESELPLFMAGLGYDVTGFDFRHYPCRVPNFRFVQGDILDLPFDDNSYDAVTCISTIEHIGIGFYNDPKGMTSEPDIKAMAQISRVLKPQGLLVLTVPFGIFCVNKHQRVYDTPAVKRLLSGFKIESAAYYKNTKPALANNYWKEISCQEADSVDCRQAADCVACISALNRKK; encoded by the coding sequence ATGGAACAGATGGATTATTTTATTAATCAGCCCGTGTTTTTAAAATACAAGCGCGGGTTTGATCTTAAGCGGATGCGAAGGAAGGCTTTTATAAAAAGCGCGACACTAAATGAGCGTGTTATTGAAATACCGTTTGCTATAAAACAGATAAGCGCTATGCCCGCGCCCTGCAGGGTCCTGGACGTCGGATGCATGGAGAGCGAACTGCCCCTGTTTATGGCAGGCCTTGGTTATGATGTCACGGGTTTTGATTTCCGGCATTATCCTTGCCGCGTGCCGAATTTCAGATTTGTCCAGGGGGATATACTTGATCTGCCTTTTGATGACAACAGCTATGACGCCGTGACCTGCATCTCAACCATTGAGCATATAGGCATAGGTTTTTATAATGACCCCAAGGGCATGACGTCAGAGCCTGATATAAAGGCAATGGCCCAAATAAGCCGGGTGTTAAAACCGCAAGGGCTTTTGGTCTTGACGGTGCCTTTCGGGATTTTTTGCGTTAACAAACACCAGCGCGTTTATGATACGCCAGCCGTCAAAAGGCTTTTGTCGGGATTTAAGATAGAAAGCGCGGCGTATTATAAAAATACGAAACCGGCTTTGGCGAATAATTACTGGAAAGAGATCAGCTGCCAGGAGGCGGATTCCGTTGATTGCAGACAGGCGGCCGATTGCGTTGCCTGCATAAGCGCCTTAAACAGAAAGAAATAA